The Oryzias melastigma strain HK-1 linkage group LG13, ASM292280v2, whole genome shotgun sequence genome window below encodes:
- the LOC112149387 gene encoding odorant receptor 131-2-like has product MANNSLNNSSVISGNQSERLLSKEIIFAQVLIGVFLCINFFFISTFFRKDVFYTSMRYILFAETLLSDCLFLILASVTLLLGYFRFTLPVWLCIILFVLSSLYSYVTPVTLTAMTLERYVAICMPLRHAELCTPHGALQLILVIHSISAVPCTINLAIFYSAASPTIYTQRAICYGEMFVLFTWQGHFRSAISQLYCFIMFTIIVFSYIKIMKVAKTASGENKKSTWKGLRTVILHGFQLMLSLIQMWSVFTEAAALKVSPVLYNYIRYFNYVTFFLTPRCLSPLIYGLRDELFSLALKSYASCGLYRK; this is encoded by the coding sequence GTCTGAAAGATTATTGAGTAAGGAGATTATTTTTGCTCAAGTGTTGATTGGagtttttctctgcatcaactttttttttatctcaactTTTTTCAGGAAAGATGTTTTTTATACATCTATGCGTTACATCTTGTTTGCTGAGACTCTGCTGTCTGActgtctgtttttaatattGGCAAGTGTTACACTGTTATTGGGCTATTTTCGTTTTACCTTGCCAGTGTGGTTGTGCATTATTCTGTTTGTTCTTTCATCTCTTTATTCATATGTGACTCCTGTCACCCTCACAGCAATGACATTGGAGCGCTATGTGGCCATATGCATGCCCTTGCGACATGCAGAGCTGTGCACACCGCATGGTGCTCTGCAGCTCATCCTCGTCATTCACAGCATCAGCGCTGTTCCCTGCACTATTAATCTTGCAATTTTCTATTCTGCAGCGTCTCCTACCATTTATACCCAGAGGGCAATTTGTTATGGGGAGATGTTCGTGTTGTTCACTTGGCAGGGCCATTTCAGATCAGCTATAAGTCAGTTGTACTGTTTTATAATGTTCACAATCATTGTTTTCTCCTACATTAAGATCATGAAAGTGGCCAAAACTGCTTCAGGAGAGAATAAAAAGTCAACATGGAAAGGACTCAGAACTGTAATTCTTCATGGATTTCAGCTGATGCTTAGCTTAATCCAGATGTGGAGTGTTTTcacagaagctgctgctctTAAGGTTAGTCCAGTGCTGTATAATTACATTAGATACTTTAACTACGTCACGTTTTTTCTTACCCCTAGATGTTTAAGTCCACTCATCTATGGCCTTAGAGATGAATTATTTTCTCTAGCATTGAAGTCTTATGCGAGTTGTGGCTTATATAGAAAATGA
- the LOC112149826 gene encoding odorant receptor 131-2-like, translating into MMANNSSVISGGFPAKRISNQVVIVQVFIGVFLSINLFLISTFFRKEVFYTTVRYILFAVTLLSDCLFLIMTNSLLVSTYFGFTIHIWLCFVLYIILAVYTFVTPLTLTAMTLERYVAICMPLRHAELCTMRGALQLILIIHGLGAVPCTVTLYIFFALVSPTFYSRSRVCSVETFILSGWQGHVRSAISQFYFLTLYGMNFYFMRKKIFYPSFGILGGSLEYINQKMCPPPAPPPDFGLLPQSNKML; encoded by the coding sequence ATGATGGCAAACAACAGCTCAGTGATCAGTGGTGGGTTTCCAGCGAAAAGGATTAGTAACCAGGTCGTTATTGTACAAGTATTTATAggagtttttttaagcataaacctctttcttatttcaactttttttagaaAGGAGGTTTTTTACACAACCGTGCGCTACATCCTGTTTGCCGTGACTCTACTTTCCGACTGTCTGTTTCTAATAATGACAAATTCTCTGCTTGTGTCGACTTATTTTGGTTTTACCATACACATTTGGTTGTGCTTTGTTTTGTATATCATTTTAGCTGTGTATACATTTGTTACACCTCTTACCCTCACAGCAATGACACTGGAGCGCTATGTGGCCATTTGCATGCCCCTGCGGCATGCAGAGCTGTGCACCATGAGAGGTGCTCTGCAGCTCATCCTCATCATTCACGGCTTAGGTGCGGTTCCCTGCACTGTTACACTctacattttctttgctttagtGTCTCCCACCTTCTACTCTCGAAGCAGAGTTTGTTCTGTGGAGACGTTTATTTTGTCCGGCTGGCAGGGTCATGTAAGATCAGCCATAAGTCAGTTTTACTTCTTAACCCTCTATGgcatgaatttttattttatgaggaaaaaaatattttaccccAGTTTTGGGATATTGGGGGGGTCCTTGGAATATATCAATCAGAAAATGTGTCCTCCCCCAGCCCCCCCACCAGATTTTGGTTTGTTGCCTCAGAGCAACAAGATGCTATGA